GGCTGCCGCTCTTCGTCCTCGGGCAGGGCACCGATCCGCACAGCGAGAAGGGGGTCGACTGTCCCGGCGAGCTGCCCGCCGCCTCCGATCCCGATCTCGTGGAGCGGGCACGCAAGGCCAAGGAGGCGCTGGGCGACCGGCTGTTCGTCCTCGGTCACCACTACCAGCGTGACGAGGTCATCCAGTTCGCGGACGTCACCGGCGACTCCTTCAAGCTCGCGCAGCAGGCGGCGGCCCGTCCCGAGGCGGAGTACATCGTCTTCTGCGGCGTGCACTTCATGGCCGAGTCGGCCGACATCCTCACGGGCGACGCGCAGAAGGTGATCCTCCCCGACCTCGCGGCCGGCTGCTCGATGGCCGACATGGCGACCTTCGACCAGGTCGAGGAGGCGTGGGAGATCCTGGAGGACGCGGGCATCGCCGACGACGTGGTCCCGGTCACGTACATGAACTCCAGCGCCGACATCAAGGCCTTCTGCGGCAGGCACGGCGGCGCCGTGTGCACCTCCTCCAACGCGAAGCGGGCGCTGGAGTGGGCCTTCGAGCAGGGCGAGAAGGTGCTCTTCCTGCCCGACCAGCACCTCGGCCGCAACACCGCCGTGCTGGAGATGGGCCTGTCGCTCGACGACTGCCTGGTCTACAACCCGCACCGGCCGCCGTCCGCCGAGGAGCTGCGCCGGGCGAAGATCATCCTGTGGAAGGGCCACTGCTCGGTGCACGGCCGCTTCACCGCCGACTCGGTCGACGACGTACGGCGGCGCATCCCCGGCGTGAACGTCCTGGTCCACCCCGAGTGCAAGCACGAGGTCGTGCTGAAGGCCGACTACGTCGGCTCGACCGAGTACATCATCAAGCAGCTGGAGGCCGCCCCCGCGGGCTCGAAGTGGGCGATCGGCACCGAGCTGAACCTGGTCAAGCGGCTCGGCCAGATGTTCCCCGACAAGAGCGTCTCGTTCCTGGACAAGACGGTCTGCTACTGCTCGACCATGAACCGCATCGACCTGCCGCACCTGGTGTGGGCGCTGGAGTCGCTGGTGCTCGGCGACGTCGTCAACCAGATCACGGTCGACGCCGACACCACCCACTGGGCCAAGGTCGCGCTGGACCGCATGCTGGCCCTGCCGTAGCCCCGGGCGGCCCGCCGCTAGACGAGTGAGTACACCACCCGGACGTTGACCGACAGGTTCTGACGTCCGGGACTCACCGAGGATCGGTCCTCGGCGACCGCGCCCGCGAAGGTCAGGGGCTGCGGACCGCCCGTCACCTCGTCGCTGACGAGCACGACCTCGCCGAGCCGCCGGCCCGCCAGCTCGGCGAACTGCCTCGCCTTGGCCTGCGCGTCCCTGAAGGCGGCGGCGCGGGCCGCCTCCAGCAGCGCACCGGGATCGGACACCTCGAAGGAGATCCCGTTGAGCCTGACGTCCTCGCCGACCGCCACGGCGGCGTCGATGATCCGATCGGCCTGGTTCAGGTCGCGCACGACCGCCTCGACGCCCTGGGCGCCCCGGTAGCCGGACACCTTCGGGTAGGCCTCGTACTCGGGGCCGAGCGACAGCTCGTTCGTCCGCAGGTCCTTGGCCGCCACCCCGGCCGCGACCAGGGCGGCCGTGAGCTTGGCCGCGCCGGCCCTGACGGCCTTGAACGCCTCGCCCGCGCTGGCCGCGCGCACTTCGACGCCCGCCGACAGGCGCATGACGTCGGGCGCGGCCGAGACCACGCCCTCTCCGACGACCGATATCCGGTTCCTCGTCTCGTCCACAACCACCCTCGCAGGATCCGCGGCCGCCGCCATGACGGGTCCGCCGAGCATGCCCATCCCCGCGACCGCGACGGCCGAGGCCGCCAGCGCATAAGCCAGTCTCATCATGTGTGTCATGTCACCAGCCGGCCCCCGCGCCCCGCTGGATCGACCCGGCCGCTTGACTAGATCATGGAATGGTCGGCCCACCATCTCAGCAGTTTGGTCTCGCCCTCCAGGCGGTGCCGCTCGAGCTCGCCCCTCCGCCAGACCACCAGCAGCAGCTCGGCCGCGGTGTCGGTGTGCAGCGTCGCGGTCGCCCGCGCCGCCGAGCGCTCGTAGGCGAACCCCTCGGGCCCGAGCGTGATCAGCCACGCCGCGCCGGAGCCGGTCCGCCACGAGATCGTCTCCCCGTCGCCGGCCAGCTCGCGTACCTCGGGGCGCCACCGGCGCGCGTACGGCAGGACGTCCAGGAACTCCTCCACCCCGTCGATCGCCACGTCCTCGGCGATCCCGGGCGCCTCGCCCAGGGCCAGCGCCGCGTCGGCGTGGTGCACCACCGTCTCGTGGAGCTGCCTGCGCGACCAGAACCGCACGTGCCTGTCGCCGCCCCACGCCCACATCGGCGCGCCGGCGTCGTGCGCGGTCAGCGCCTCGTCCAGCAGTCCCGCCCCCTTGTGGAGCCATGCCGCCAGCTCCTCGGACGGCAGATCCGCGAACCCGGCCTCGATCGCCGTCCGGTCCAGCCGCTCGGACGCCAGGTCGCGCACCATCGACGCCGCCCACCGGTGGACAGCGCCGGTGTGCAGGACGAGCTGCCGCAGGTCCCACCCCGGGCAGGTCGGCACCGGCGTCGAGAAGTCGGCGCCCTCCACGGTGCGCGCCATCCGCTCGATCCGCGTGACCGCCGCCGCCGCGTGCCGCTCGTGCGTCCAGTCCACCATGCCGCCTCCCAGCGCCCGATCCGCTTCCCCGCCGTCCCCGTTCTCTTCGCTTCCCCGCCGATCGTGCCATCCCCACGCGAACCGGGCCACCCCGGTCACATGCGGTCACCTCCATCACGTTCAGTTACCCCGGTCACGTCCGGTAGCCCCGGCACGCGTGGCTCCTGACAGGCCTCGACCACCGCGGCGCGCCGCTCACCCTCGTCCGCCACTCCGACCAGGCGCGCGCCCAGGTCCGCGGCCAGCCGCGCGCGGCACTCGCCCGCCCCGCCCGTACTGATCACCGTCACCGGCACCGCGGGGAACGGATGCTCCCGCCTGACCTCCTCGAGATCGGCCGCCATCTCGCCTCTGGCCAGCCACTCCCCCACCGCGGCGGCGGCCACCCTGCCCGTGCGGTAGACGCCGTGGGGATCTACCATGCCCGTGCGCAGCCGGTGCGCCAGCGGGCCCAGCGCCCTGGCCACGGCGGCCGCCCCCCACGTGGCGCCGAGGGCGGGCGCCCATCTGCGCAGGCCGGCCGCCCACGCGGTGCCGGGGCCCGC
This window of the Nonomuraea africana genome carries:
- the nadA gene encoding quinolinate synthase NadA; this translates as MATQTGLPLFVLGQGTDPHSEKGVDCPGELPAASDPDLVERARKAKEALGDRLFVLGHHYQRDEVIQFADVTGDSFKLAQQAAARPEAEYIVFCGVHFMAESADILTGDAQKVILPDLAAGCSMADMATFDQVEEAWEILEDAGIADDVVPVTYMNSSADIKAFCGRHGGAVCTSSNAKRALEWAFEQGEKVLFLPDQHLGRNTAVLEMGLSLDDCLVYNPHRPPSAEELRRAKIILWKGHCSVHGRFTADSVDDVRRRIPGVNVLVHPECKHEVVLKADYVGSTEYIIKQLEAAPAGSKWAIGTELNLVKRLGQMFPDKSVSFLDKTVCYCSTMNRIDLPHLVWALESLVLGDVVNQITVDADTTHWAKVALDRMLALP
- a CDS encoding SIMPL domain-containing protein, translating into MMRLAYALAASAVAVAGMGMLGGPVMAAAADPARVVVDETRNRISVVGEGVVSAAPDVMRLSAGVEVRAASAGEAFKAVRAGAAKLTAALVAAGVAAKDLRTNELSLGPEYEAYPKVSGYRGAQGVEAVVRDLNQADRIIDAAVAVGEDVRLNGISFEVSDPGALLEAARAAAFRDAQAKARQFAELAGRRLGEVVLVSDEVTGGPQPLTFAGAVAEDRSSVSPGRQNLSVNVRVVYSLV
- a CDS encoding maleylpyruvate isomerase family mycothiol-dependent enzyme, whose product is MVDWTHERHAAAAVTRIERMARTVEGADFSTPVPTCPGWDLRQLVLHTGAVHRWAASMVRDLASERLDRTAIEAGFADLPSEELAAWLHKGAGLLDEALTAHDAGAPMWAWGGDRHVRFWSRRQLHETVVHHADAALALGEAPGIAEDVAIDGVEEFLDVLPYARRWRPEVRELAGDGETISWRTGSGAAWLITLGPEGFAYERSAARATATLHTDTAAELLLVVWRRGELERHRLEGETKLLRWWADHSMI